One genomic region from Phragmites australis chromosome 1, lpPhrAust1.1, whole genome shotgun sequence encodes:
- the LOC133886464 gene encoding dehydration-responsive element-binding protein 2A-like, with protein sequence MERGEGQGGDSSGGQVRKKRMRRKSTGPDSIAETIKWWKEHNQKLQEESSSRKAPAKGSKKGCMVGKGGPDNGNCAYRGVRQRTWGKWVAEIREPNRGRRLWLGSFPTAVEAAHVYDDAARAMYGPTARVNFSESSADANSGCTSALSLLASNVPPVAQRSDDKDEVESVETEVHGMKMKANDDLGSIHVEQKTLKVIQSEESVLHKEGNISYDYFNVEDVLEMIIIELNADKKIELHEEYQDGDDGFSLFSY encoded by the exons ATGGAGCGGGGAGAGGGGCAGGGAGGGGACTCCTCCGGGGGGCAAGTCAG GAAGAAGAGGATGCGAAGGAAAAGCACTGGCCCTGACTCCATTGCTGAGACAATCAAGTGGTGGAAGGAACACAACCAGAAGCTCCAGGAGGAGAGTAGCTCCCGGAAGGCACCAGCCAAGGGTTCTAAGAAAGGGTGCATGGTCGGGAAAGGAGGCCCTGATAATGGGAATTGCGCATACCGCGGTGTGAGGCAGCGGACATGGGGCAAGTGGGTGGCCGAGATCCGTGAGCCCAACCGTGGCAGGAGGCTATGGCTGGGTTCATTTCCTACTGCTGTGGAGGCTGCTCATGTGTACGATGACGCGGCGAGGGCGATGTATGGTCCCACGGCACGTGTCAACTTTTCGGAGAGTTCTGCAGATGCCAATTCTGGTTGCACGTCAGCACTTTCTTTGCTCGCGTCTAATGTACCACCGGTTGCTCAACGGTCTGATGACAAGGATGAGGTGGAATCTGTAGAGACTGAGGTGCATGGGATGAAAATGAAAGCGAATGATGACTTGGGAAGTATCCACGTGGAGCAGAAGACTCTGAAGGTAATTCAATCTGAGGAGAGTGTTTTACACAAAGAAGGGAACATAAGTTATGATTACTTTAACGTTGAAGATGTTCTTGAGATGATAATAATAGAATTGAATgctgataaaaaaattgaattacaTGAAGAATATCAAGATGGAGATGATGGATTTAGTCTTTTCTCATATTAG